Proteins encoded within one genomic window of Cucumis sativus cultivar 9930 chromosome 3, Cucumber_9930_V3, whole genome shotgun sequence:
- the LOC101221326 gene encoding auxilin-like protein 1 — translation MDYRASSTVYNKFSNARSFNDKSAYDGVFAAPSKHGAPVFSARVEDYREIFGGSRVSSIPILDVPALSDKKFPVDVRTSKVEYSKIFGGFDELNFAIPYEELLVEANKTNSFSQKTRISAGRGSTAAENSSQYEKESNFSTREASSQPLDRMEKFSVSYQKINQGNKSYSAETAHVALPHAIPGFSCVIDQQSPVQMSGTGMPSSEKLNNIRPENIGNTEAADKSYLPISGDSEQVFKSSNPTNSQSRTGWFRSDSADKLFNGYEVDQGVQNPDTPPKCNFLPKFGIDAGFSGRTTGLKSEAFEHSKDPCDGSSPPYFGEDVEVNPVAAASVAALRKAIDAAQESIKIAKESMERRKTAGLQKHKKASSSRRLTSEEKRVVKTSNNSGTCQEKVAGETCRKVDTLEQAVAEIRRQNSTTECPVTQSAVRENLNASGTNNMEFKMTEVECREEEGEELDAEEQFYEPRSFGEDEAEELEPVKEDNADGYEWQGNNGLKKTFENPGESGDSLVVVKEAGPEEGGINLSVVKGILMSKLKSVLGVVEHVEDKMKFGQNQNQLETNMKVESSMEHKKCVELLEELKVTKDHEEFANREMEEENDMETHFKAHQWGVEEVRHICQQEEKEMETNTVQIENNVEKILDKTNEDERNINLIDDFHDDGKDSHVMEESGELKLSSLQENKQDDEIIEGISFHLFNHEIEHVLRQINIGECGVPESIVKATLDNRNTESKIELQDGSCKQDEVSKLSEDQEASDFIESMEEVEVILDQPAYRDIDNSKDVEKVSFEFESNESETITEGDMEDRLPFELFSLAEDALKRREFKIRMDHSHISPVIIQNGVDFGVIDIKLGQKYKEALAPEFREIERNIEEIEFSTNKENDDNNSNEEVTFRTANNINIEASNEPSTSEDNKKVSEEAMEEMVTRIIAEATQENYQATIKVEESETDYVLKKEMQLDSNENNNRAGSQSGTIEIDSGIIHMIKTSQSSRESEESYHVTEDEMEASDSSDEELEYAAHLENLEVNSSGSSESKENLADMEQEISTSQKVTNNEDHQTTPILGETETNADMQTREAGVESKFNSETAARGLSQAKEVVEKLAENLANQSILETGENDQATHLMEEENVFHETFEKEAEVIKGRQRKIDEAKEKEKERERLAVERAIREARERAFVEARERAAAGRASADTRRRVMAEARDRSGKVSIETNHKPSADKVSKEAKLKAQRAAVEMATAEARERALEKAMSEKAISEARNLADKIVAEKLHGAAGDSRVKKSFSFSDSQPKGPGSSNNFRHANSFNLGGADSSEREVGSSGESAQRCKARLERHQRTVERVAKALAEKNIRDILAQKEQEERNRLAESLDAEVKRWSSGKEGNLRALLSTLQYILGPDSGWQAVPLTDIITTAAVKKAYRRATLSVHPDKLQQRGATIQQKYICEKVFDLLKAAWNRFNVEER, via the exons GATCTCTGCTGGAAGAGGATCCACGGCAGCTGAAAATTCTTCTCAGTATGAAAAGGAAAGTAACTTTTCCACCCGTGAAGCTTCATCTCAACCACTTGATAGAATGGAGAAATTCAGCGTGTCATATCAAAAGATCAACCAAGGAAACAAAAGTTATTCTGCCGAGACAGCTCATGTAGCTCTTCCCCATGCCATTCCAGGTTTTTCATGTGTAATTGATCAACAATCTCCTGTACAGATGTCTGGAACTGGTATGCCATCGTCcgaaaaattgaataatattcGCCCAGAAAACATTGGGAATACTGAAGCGGCAGATAAGTCTTATCTTCCAATTTCTGGTGATAGTGAACAGGTATTTAAGTCTAGTAATCCAACCAATTCCCAGAGCAGAACTGGGTGGTTTAGATCAGATTCAGCTGATAAGTTATTCAATGGGTATGAGGTGGATCAAGGGGTTCAGAATCCTGACACTCCACCAAAATGTAATTTTCTGCCTAAGTTTGGTATAGATGCGGGATTTTCAGGGAGAACAACTGGTTTAAAGTCTGAAGCTTTTGAACATTCTAAAGATCCTTGCGACGGTTCTTCACCGCCATATTTTGGTGAGGATGTGGAGGTGAATCCAGTTGCTGCTGCCTCTGTTGCAGCTTTGAGAAAAGCAATTGACGCTGCTCAGGAAAGTATAAAAATTGCCAAGGAGTCGATGGAAAGAAGGAAAACTGCCGGActtcaaaaacataaaaaagcaAGTTCTTCTAGGAGGCTAACCTCTGAAGAGAAAAGGGTAgtaaaaacttcaaacaatTCGGGCACATGCCAAGAGAAGGTGGCTGGGGAAACTTGTCGAAAAGTGGATACTTTGGAGCAAGCGGTTGCTGAAATCAGGAGACAGAATTCAACTACAGAATGTCCTGTCACTCAAAGTGCAGTGAGGGAAAATTTAAATGCCTCAGGAACAAATAATATGGAATTTAAGATGACAGAAGTTGAATGTAGGGAGGAAGAGGGTGAAGAATTAGATGCAGAAGAACAATTTTATGAACCTAGGTCTTTTGGTGAAGACGAGGCAGAAGAACTGGAACCTGTCAAGGAAGACAATGCAGATGGATATGAATGGCAAGGAAACAATGGATTGAAGAAAACATTTGAGAATCCTGGAGAGTCTGGTGATAGCTTGGTTGTGGTCAAAGAGGCTGGACCGGAGGAAGGTGGCATAAACTTAAGTGTAGTCAAAGGCATCCTTATGAGCAAATTAAAGTCAGTTCTAGGTGTCGTTGAGCATGTAgaagataaaatgaaatttggccAAAACCAAAATCAGCTAGAAACGAACATGAAAGTTGAATCATCAATGGAGCATAAGAAATGTGTGGAATTGCTGGAAGAACTTAAAGTAACAAAAGATCACGAGGAGTTCGCAAACAGGGAGATGGAGGAAGAGAATGATATGGAGACCCATTTTAAGGCCCATCAATGGGGGGTGGAGGAAGTAAGACATATCTGCcaacaagaagaaaaggagATGGAAACAAATACTGtgcaaattgaaaataatgttgaaaaGATATTAGACAAAACTAATGAAGAcgaaagaaatataaatttgattgatgaCTTCCATGATGATGGCAAAGATTCTCATGTCATGGAAGAAAGTGGCGAATTGAAACTAAGCAGCcttcaagaaaacaaacagGATGATGAGATAATTGAAGGGATTTCCTTTCATTTGTTCAATCATGAGATTGAACATGTTCTTAGACAAATAAACATTGGTGAATGTGGAGTACCAGAGAGCATTGTAAAAGCAACGCTAGACAATCGGAATACCGAGAGTAAAATTGAATTACAAGATGGTTCATGTAAGCAGGATGAGGTTAGCAAACTCTCAGAAGATCAGGAAGCTAGTGATTTTATAGAAAGTATGGAAGAAGTGGAAGTGATTCTTGACCAACCTGCATACCGAGACATTGATAATTCAAAAGATGTAGAAAAAGTTTCctttgaatttgaaagtaatGAATCTGAGACAATTACAGAGGGTGACATGGAGGATAGGTTGCCTTTTGAATTGTTTTCCCTGGCCGAGGATGCACTTAAACGtagagaatttaaaattaggatGGATCATTCACACATAAGCCCTGTTATAATCCAAAATGGGGTGGATTTTGGTGTGATCGATATTAAATTGGGGCAGAAATATAAAGAAGCTTTGGCTCCAGAATTTagagaaattgagagaaatatAGAGGAAATTGAATTctcaacaaacaaagaaaatgatgacaacaattcaaatgaagaagtgACGTTCCGAACTgcaaataatatcaatattgaaGCAAGCAATGAGCCTAGTACATCTGAAGATAACAAGAAAGTCAGTGAAGAGGCAATGGAGGAAATGGTCACGAGAATAATTGCTGAAGCAACTCAGGAGAACTATCAAGCAACCATCAAAGTAGAAGAAAGTGAAACTGATTATgtattgaaaaaggaaatgcaGTTAGACTCGAATGAGAACAATAATAGAGCAGGTAGCCAATCTGGCACGATTGAAATAGATTCAGGAATAATTCATATGATCAAAACAAGTCAAAGTTCAAGAGAAAGTGAGGAGAGTTATCACGTGACAGAGGATGAAATGGAAGCTAGTGATTCCTCTGACGAAGAGTTGGAATATGCAGCTCACTTGGAAAATTTAGAAGTTAATTCGTCTGGAAGTTctgaaagtaaagaaaatttagCTGACATGGAACAGGAAATTAGTACTAGCCAAAAGGTTACAAATAATGAGGATCATCAAACGACCCCAATCCTGGGTGAAACTGAAACTAATGCTGACATGCAGACAAGAGAAGCAGGGGTTGAATCCAAATTCAACAGTGAGACAGCAGCTCGTGGTTTGTCTCAAGCTAAAGAGGTAGTAGAGAAATTAGCTGAGAATTTGGCAAATCAAAGTATCTTAGAAACTGGGGAGAATGATCAAGCGACCCATTTAATGGAGGAGGAGAATGTATTCCATGAAACATTTGAGAAAGAAGCTGAAGTGATCAAGGGACGGCAGAGAAAAATTGATGAAGccaaagaaaaggagaaagagagagagagattagcTGTAGAAAGAGCAATTCGTGAGGCCCGTGAAAGGGCATTTGTAGAAGCCCGAGAGAGGGCCGCTGCCGGGAGAGCTTCTGCTGACACCCGTAGAAGAGTAATGGCTGAGGCACGTGATCGCTCAGGGAAGGTTTCCATAGAGACCAATCATAAGCCTTCTGCTGATAAGGTTTCAAAGGAAGCCAAATTAAAAGCTCAACGTGCTGCTGTTGAAATGGCTACTGCTGAGGCTAGGGAGCGTGCTTTAGAAAAAGCTATGTCTGAGAAGGCCATTTCTGAGGCACGAAATCTTGCTGACAAGATTGTTGCCGAAAAATTACATGGTGCCGCTGGAGATAGCAGAGTAAAGAAGAGTTTTTCATTTAGT GACTCTCAGCCAAAAGGCCCAGGTTCTTCCAACAATTTCAGGCATGCGAATTCATTTAACCTTGGAG GCGCTGACTCTTCAGAGAGAGAGGTGGGATCTTCTGGGGAATCAGCTCAAAGATGTAAAGCCAGGTTGGAGAGGCATCAACGAACCGTTGAGCGTGTG GCAAAAGCTCTTGCAGAGAAGAACATTCGTGACATTCTTGCACAAAAAGAACAGGAAGAGAGAAAT AGACTTGCGGAATCTCTAGATGCTGAAGTTAAACGGTGGTCAAGTGGGAAGGAGGGAAATCTGCGTGCATTGCTCTCAACTCTTCAATAT ATTCTTGGGCCTGACAGTGGGTGGCAGGCAGTCCCTCTAACAGATATCATCACGACTGCTGCTGTCAAGAAAGCTTACCGTAGAGCAACTCTTTCCGTTCATCCTGACAAATTGCAACAACGTGGTGCAACCATTCAACAAAAGTACATATGCGAAAAGGTTTTTGATCTTTTGAAG GCTGCATGGAACAGGTTCAACGTGGAGGAAAGATAG